GGAAGCGCACTGGAGAGAGAACGTATTTGTCAGTGGTCTTGAACGGAGGCGAGTTTTCATCACTCGAATTCTTTTCTGCGTTTGAATCTGGCGGACTTTCGACCGGCAGTCGGATTCTCCAAGTTCTTCCTGTTGCTCCCGGCCGCTGGGTTCAGTCGTTTAGTCTGAACGACCCGCGAGAAGTATGGAAACGTCATCTGCAGGGGCTCGAGTACCTTCGAAACGCATCAGGAAAAGAGCCCAGCGTGAGTGAAGTAACTATATTGGACGAGTTTCAAAGCATCCTTGATGATTCATTTCGATACATTACTTCACTTCGGTTTTGGTACTTGCGAACGGCGTATTGGCCGATTGTTCGTCCATGCTGGCAACATGGAAAAACCGTGTCCGAACAGGCCGCTCGTCGTCACGATGTTTGAAGGCGGCTGGCGGGGCTTTGCAATCGATGAATGAAACAACTGCCACGCTGCGCTGGGAGGGGGGCGTCGACGGCCACTTGATGCTGCTCGACCAAACGCGACTGCCGCTGGACGTGGTCGAGGTTCCTTGTCGGACGGTGGAAGAGGCTTGGGATGCGATCAAACGACTGGTGGTGCGTGGCGCCCCAGCGATTGGCGTGGCGGCCGCGTACGGCGTATGTTTGAGCATCAAGAACGGCGAAGCGGCGGTCTACGACGTTGTCGAAGCGTGCCGGTATCTGGCGACGAGCCGGCCGACCGCGGTGAACCTATTCTGGGCATTGTCGCGGATGCGGCGCGTAGCCGAAGCACCGACGGCGACGAGCGGCCCGGCTCTCGCGGAGGCGTTGCTGGCCGAAGCGCGGGCGATTCACGACGAAGATCGCGAAATGTGCGCGGCGATGGGTCGGCATGGCGCCGATTTGGTCGCGGACTTGCCCGAGGGCGTCGGCATTCTCACCCACTGCAACGCCGGGGCGCTCGCGACCGGCGGCGATGGGAGCGGGCTGTCGCCGGTGTTCGAACTCGCCCGTCGCGGCAAGCGGCCCCGCGTGTGGGTCGACGAAACGCGGCCGCTGCTGCAAGGCGCACGACTGACGGCGTGGGAACTGATGCAGCGCGGCATCGACTGCACGCTCATTTGTGATTCGATGGCGGCCCATGTGATGCGTGCTGGCAAGGTGCAGGCGATTTTCGTCGGCGCCGATCGGATTGCCGCCAACGGCGACGCGGCGAACAAGATCGGCACCTACGGCGTCGCCGTGCTGGCCGAGGCGCATGGCATTCCGCTGTACGTTGTGGCGCCGACGAGCACGATCGACATGACGCTCGCCACGGGCGCGGAGATTCCGATCGAAGAACGCGCCGCGGAAGAAGTGACCGAAGGTTTTGGCCGCCGTACGGCGCCTGCTGGCGTGCGAGTCTATAACCCGGCGTTTGACGTGACGCCCTATCGGCTTATCAAGGCGATCATTACGGAGCGGGGCGTGTTCAAACCAAAGTGAGCTATTTGAACCACGGCGGCACGGCGGACACGACGGAATACAAAAACTTAGGAACCGCCGATGAACGCAAATGAACGCAAATAATTATCTGCGTTCATTTGCGTTTATCGGCGGTTCAATGCATTCCTTCGTGGCCTTCTCGTCGTGCTCTTTGTGTCGTCGTGGTTAGCTTCTTAAGCTGCCGCCGGTTGCGGCTTCAAGTCGTAGTTGCCGCCGGTGATGAGGTGCAGGATCGGCGTCGTGGCGATCGTCGTCACGAGGGCCATGATCACCATCATCGCGAACAGCGTCGGCGAAATGACGCCCATTTCGAGGCCGATGTTGAGCACCACAAGCTCCATCAGGCCGCGGGTGTTCATCAGGATGCCGAGGGCCGAGGCCATTCTCCAATTCAGGCCGGTCATCTTCGCGGCGGCGAGCGTGCCGCCGAACTTGCCGAGGGTGGCGATCAGGATGATGCCGCCGCAGACGAGCCAATCGTTCCAGCCCTGCACGAGGCCGATTTCGGTCCGCATGCCGGTGAAGGCGAAGAACGCGGGGAGCAGCAAGATTTTGACCATGTCTTCCATCTTGTGCTGCAGGTCGCGGGCGACGTCGCTTTCGTGCGGAATGATGGCGCCGAGGAGGAAGGCGCCGAAGATCGCGTGAATGCCGATCCACTCGGCCGCGAGGGCCGACAGCAGCAGGGCGATCAGCACGCAGACCGTCATGCCCTGCTTCGGCGCCTGGCCGGTGGCTTGCCCGAAGAACCGCGTCGCTAGCGGTCGCACGACGATGAACATGACGGCAATGTAACCAAGCGCCATCGCCACCGTTTGCACGGCGCCGCCAACCGCAGACTGGGCGATGCCGACGACGAACGCCAACAGGCACCACGCGGTGACGTCGTCGGTCGCCGCGCAACTGAGCGCGACGACGCCGAGGTCGGTCTTGTCCATCTTGCGATCGGTGAGAATCCGCGCCAGCACCGGGAATGCGGTAATCGACATCGCGATGCCCATGAAGAGCGCGAAGCTGGTAAACGGCACGTTGGCCGGGGCGAGGCTGCGGAATAGAAACAGCGCTAGGATCGACCCCAGGCAGAACGGCGCGACGATGCTAGCGTGCGAGATCGCCACGGTCGAATGGGCGTGCGAGCGGAGCAGACCCGAGTTCAACTCCAGGCCGACCAGGAACATATAGAGGATGACGCCCAACTGGGCGATGATTCCCAGGTACGGGCCGACTTCAGCGGGCAGGACGAACTGCATCGCCTCGGGCGAAATCCGCCCCAGCAGCGACGGGCCGAGCATGATGCCGGCGACCATTTCGCCAATGACCTGCGGCTGGCCGAAGTAACGAAAGAGCCAGCCAAGCGCGTTGCCGGCGACGATGATCGCCGCCAATGCGATCAGCACGTGCATGATCGCGTGCGGCTTGGCGCCGACCGCTTTGCCGGTGACGGCGGCCGTTTCGGGGGGCGCCATCGCTTCGCCGAAGTGCCGTACGATGAGGAACAGGCCGAACGTGCCGCCGATCATCAGGGCGTAGCCGAGGACCAGTTTCCAGGTAGAGCCGTGCGAAGGGCTCGAATCAAAGGCGGTGGCGTTGCTGTTCATCGGCAGGTCGAGCCCCAGGGAAAGCGTTGAGGCGGCCCGGAGAATGGGCCCAAATGGCGGGATATTTACCCTCCCGTCATGGCCCAAAATAGCGAGCGCGTCAAGGTCAGCCAGCGTCCAACTGGCGGAACCCCAGCCACGCCAGCACGGCGTTTTCGACCTCCCGCAGCTGATCTGCGGGAAGCCCACCCAAGCGGCGCAGGAGTTTCGCCGTCGGGATCGTCACCAGGTTCTGCGCGTCGAACACGCCAGGTTTGAGAAAGGCGACGCTGGACGGGACTTCGAATCGGGAGCTGCGCGGCGACGTGGTATGAGCGACGAGCGTGACCAGCGCCCGGTCTGCATCGTCTGCAGGCACGCTTAACGCCAAGCAAGGGCGAACCTTGGCGGCATAGCCAAGATCGACGAGCCAGATTTCACCGCGCTGGACGCTCGGCATCTTGCTCCTCGCGTTCGTCTAGCGACAGGAACGTGGCCTCAGCGGCGCGCGTCAGCTCCTCGTCCGCCAGCGGCGCCGTCTCCCACTGCGAGGTGCGGCGAAAAATCTCGCCCGCTACCAGCCGCTGCTCCGCTTCTGGCAGGATATCGAACGATTTCAAGATGTCTTGCGCTGAAGACGACATGGCCGAACACTCGTGACGTAGCGGGGCTCCGGAACATTCCGGAACGCCTACGCTCAATTCTAGTCGCTGCGATCGCGCCGGTGTAGATCGCTGCAATTGGCCTGAATCGTGGCAATTCTTGCCTTCCGCGGACGAATCCGTGATAGCGGATACAACCAGCCCGGAGATTAAAAAATGGAATTCTTGTGCGTCCTGCCGTTCATGTTCCTCGGCATTGTCGCGACGGCGTTCTGGATCTGGATGCTGGTCGACTGTTTGACCAATGAATCGAGCGAGGGAAATGATAAGCTTATCTGGGTGTTGGTGATCGTGCTGGCCAACGGGCTTGGAGCCCTCATCTACTTTTTCGTTCGGCGTCCGCAGCGCGAGGAAGAACGCCGGATGGAGAATCCGCATGCCGACGAACGCTTCCCCCGCAACTGACGCCGACCGTCCCTCGATTGGCGAATATCTCCTACAACGACTCCAAGATTACGGCATCGCTGATTGCTTCGGCATTCCGGGCGACTACATCTTGTCGTTTTATACGATGCTCGAGGCGAGCCCGATCAATGCGATCGGCTGCACGCGTGAAGATTGCGCGGGGTTCGCCGCGGATGCATATGCTCGCGTGAGCGGGATGAGCGCGCTCTGTGTTACCTACTGCGTCGGCGGCTTGAGTGTTTGCAACTCGATCGCCGGCGCCTACGCCGAGAAGTCGCCGGTGGTGATGATCACCGGCTCGCCGGGGCTGCGGGAGCGGATTCACAACCCCCTGCTCCACCACATGGTGCGGAACTTTCGGACGCAGTACGACGTGTTCGAGAAGCTGACCGTCGCGGGGACGGAACTCGACGACCCTGAAACGGCGTTCCGTGAAATCGATCGCGTGCTCGCGGCGTGTCAGCGGTTCAAGCGGCCGGTGTACATCGAGATCCCCCGCGACATGGTTCACGTGCGGCCGGAGGTGCGGCCGCTCTATTCGAGCCCGATTCCCCCGAGCGATCCGCGGGCGCTCGACGAAGCGGTGGAAGAGGCGGCGCAGCGGATCGAGAAGGCTCGGCAGCCGGTGCTGCTGCTGGGGGTGGAGATTCACCGGTTCGGGCTGCAGGATCTCGCGATCAAGTTGGCCGAGCAGGCGAAGATTCCGATCGCGGCGACGATGCTCGGCAAGGGCGTCGTCGAAGAGACGCACCCGCTCTACATGGGGCTGTATGAGGGGGGCATCGGCCGGCCGGAGATCACGCAGTACGTCGAAGCGAGCGACTGCGTCGTGATGCTTGGCACGTTCATGACCGATATCAACCTCGGCATCTACACGGCGGAACTCGACATCGGCGATTGCATCTACGCGACGAGCGAGCAGCTGCGGATTCGTCATCATCATTACCGCGACGTGAAGCTTGAAGATTTCATTAAGCGGCTCGTCGAGCGCGGCATCAAACGGCAGAAGCCGCAACCGCCGGCGCCGACCGAGTGGAAACCCGAGCCGTTCAAACTGCAGCCGCAGGATCCGATCAGCATCATGCGGCTGATGCGGCGGATTGACGAGCAACTCGACGACGGGACGATCGTTATCGCCGACGTGGGCGATTCGCTGTTCGCGTCGACGGAGCTCACGACGCACAATCGTACGGAGTTCATCGCGCCGGCTTATTACACGTCGATGGGGTTCGCCGTGCCGGCGGCGCTGGGCGCTCAAACGGCCCGGCCGAACGCCCGCGTGCTCGCGATCGTCGGCGACGGCGCCTTCCAGATGACCGGCATGGAATTGTCGACGATCGTGCGTCGCAAGCAGCCAGTGATCGTCATCGTGCTCAACAACGGCGGCTACGGCACCGAGCGACTGCTCCACCCGGGCGAGTTCGAGTTCAACGACGTCCACGGTTGGCAGTACGAGAGGCTGCCGGAAGTTTTGAATGGCGGGACTGGCTACCTGGTGCGGACGGAAGGTGAGTTTGACGCAGCGCTCACCGCGGCGTGGAACGATCGCAGCGGGCCGAGCATTCTGCATGTGATTCTCGACGAGCACGACAAGAGTCGAGCGCTGGCGAAGCTGGCGGAGATGATGCAGAAGACGGTGGTGCAGCAGTGAGCGAGGGGGCGAGGGGGGCGAGCGCGGGCAGCGTGTTGTTGCGGCTGGCCATTGGAGCAACCCTCGGCTTCGGGATCGCTGCGGGGGCCGACCCGCATACGCAATTCCTGCGCGTGGTGGCTGACTTCGAGGTTCCGCCGGGCGCGCTGCGGATGACGCTCGCTGTGCTAGTGCTCGGCGCGTTTTTCTTTGCAGGGGGACTTTGGGCGGCGCGACGGCGGCGTTTCGCCTCAAGCGCTCCAACGACGGCTGCGGGCCGGCCAAAGCTGCGACGAGCCCAGCGACGCGCTGGATTTCGCGCCCTCTTGTGGCAGGTCATGCTCAGCGGCTGGCTTGCGCTCGCCTACCCAGAGCAATGGACGTGGCCGACGGTGGGACTGAAAACTGGAGTCTCCCTCGCTGTCAGTGCGATCGCAGGGATGCTCGTGTACGGCGCATTGGTCGCGATTTTGACTGGCGTGATCCACGTCTGCGGCGACCCCGGTAGATTTCTCGACGGATCGGTGAGCACGATGGCGGCTCTCGTTCCCCGCGGGCAGGCGCAGAAGGCGATGACTTGGATTGCGTTCTGTCTCTTTAATCCGGTTATCGAAGAACTGCTGTTCCGCGGCGTGTTGGTTTACCAAACGTCGCTGGTGCTTGGATCTCTTTGGTTGCCGATTCTCGTGGGGCTCTTGGTGAACATCGGCAATCATTGGTATCAGGGCCGGCGATCGATGCTGCTGCATGTGCCGTTCTTCGCCATCGCGGTTGCCCTGCTCTTCAGTCCGCTCGGCTTGGCGGGGGCCATCGGCTTTCACATTGCCGGCGACGTCGTGCCGATGGCGTTGGTTCGCAGGCAACTGCGGCAGTTCCGCGAGCGGCATTGGCGGGTAGGCACCTCAACGAGAAGCAATATCCAACAGCAAGCTGTCGAAGTTGCTCACAACGCCAACCTGTGAGGTCCCCTCCCCTTGAGGGGGAGGGTTAGGGAGGGGTGACTGAAGCGGGTACCAACGTTCCACCCCCTCCCCAGCCCTCCCCTCAAGGGGGAGGGAGCCAGAGTATTCTTCAATAATGGCGCCCCGCAAAATGTCCACTAGAATGCCCGTCGTTTTCGCAGGCCACGCGAGGTTACGTCCATGGATGAACAAACTGCCAAGATTGTCATTGCCGCCGGCGGATGCGTCGGCGTCCTGTTTTGGCTGACGGCAATCGGCCTCTACCGCAAGCTGGCCGCGGCGGAGAATCCGCGGCGTTTCGAATCGATCGTGAAAGGCCGCCAGCCGGCTGAAACGATCGACTCGCTGCTGCAGCAGGGGCAACTTTTTAGCCCGCAGGCGCGGCTGGAGCGGATCGCTGGCAATCGGCTCGCCGTTCAGCAGATGGGCGTTAGGTTGGAACTTGAGGCGTCGGGGCAAGGGAGCGACACGCGGCTCGCCGCGACGGTGGACGATTCAACCCTAACGCACCGATTTCAGTTGGGCCTGGGGGCGTTCGTGCTGATCGTAATGCCGATCGTCATCGGCGGCGTTGTGGCAGCGCTATGGCACCTGGTGGCCCCAAGCGACAAGTTGGCGGTCCGTTGGCAGACGCTGCAGGTTCTGCAGATTGCTCACGTGCTGTGGCCGCCATTTTTGATCTACTTTATTTGGCGGCGGCTCCACGATCAGGCGGGGAATGCGGCGGCGAATCTCACGACGTTGGCGTCGGCCGCGCCTGGCTCCCGTGAATAGATACTCACTTCGCAACCGACGCCGCGGGGCGACCTGCGGAGTGCGCATAACAGCGTGCGCGAACGCGCATAGGGAGGTGCGCGATTTGTGACTAGAATAGGCGAGTCCAGGCACTAGTCGACCCGCGCCGCAAGTGATCGCCCCGGCAGGCGAATTCGCAGCGGCGAGGACTACGTTGCATTGAAACTAGGGGTCATCCTCCTCGGCGGCAATTGCTTTGCCCTCCACGAAAAGGACTCGTACTGCCATGCCTCGCCATGCCACGTTGGCGCGCGCTCTGCGTCGTCGCGCCTTTCGGGCGTTCACCCTCGTCGAGCTGTTGGTGGTGATCGCCATCATCGGCGTGCTGGTTTCCCTGCTGCTTCCAGCGGTGCAGGCGGCGCGTGAAGCGGCGCGGCGGATGAACTGCCAGAGCAACCAGAAGAACTTTGCGCTGGCGGTGATCAATTACGAGAATGCGAAGAAGCAGCTTCCAGCTGCCATGGGGGAAGGCGTATTAGCTGGCAGAAACAAAACAGAGTTTTTGCCGTATCAGGGACCGCAGCTTAGTTGGCATATTCAGGTTCTGCCGTATATGGAACTGCAAAGCCTGTATTCGCAGTTCAAAATCGACGGCACGACTTCAATTTTCAACCAAAGCGATCAGACGCGGCCGGAAGAATCGCAGCCGGCAGTAATGCTTTGCCCAAGCGACTCGGCGTTTGGACGCTTCTACTCAGACCCGGACTTCACGTCGGGCCTCGGCGGCGTACGAAAGGTGGCTAAAGGCAATTACGTTGCCTACGCCGGGCCCGAACATATGAACTCAGCTCATGTTTTCCCCGGAACGATCAACACGGTCGGGAATGAACTTCGGCAAGTGAGCGATGGCACATCGCAAACGATTATGATTACAGAAGTTCGCACCCGGGATGTGCCTGAGGATCAGCGAGGCGCCTGGGCGCTCGCTTGGCCAGGGAGTAGCTGCATCGCGCTTGATCTCCACAGCGGACCGCTCGGGACCAGTTGGACTGCCTCCGGAAGACCGGACGTGCCGTACATTCCAAGCACCAAGCAGCAAGATCTCGACTACTCCAATCCGCCTAATAGCTTTGGCGGCGGCGTTTATAGCGCCGATAAGTTGCGCAAATGCCCTGATTCCGCTGGCGCTGATATCGAGCGAATGTCCTGCGATTCCGCTAACGAATCTTGGGGGTCCGCCGCTCCGCGAAGCCTTCACCCTGGCGGCGTCAACAGTGCGCACGTCGACGGCAGCGTCCACTGGCTATCGAACGACGTGAACGTGACGCTGCTGGGAGCCATGATCTGCATCAACGACGGCGTCCTGCCGACTGAATAATCCCCAGGGACTTGGGAGAGCTGTATCTATGAAGGCCGTACTTTCGACGGGCGCCGTCGT
This sequence is a window from Lacipirellula parvula. Protein-coding genes within it:
- the mtnA gene encoding S-methyl-5-thioribose-1-phosphate isomerase codes for the protein MNETTATLRWEGGVDGHLMLLDQTRLPLDVVEVPCRTVEEAWDAIKRLVVRGAPAIGVAAAYGVCLSIKNGEAAVYDVVEACRYLATSRPTAVNLFWALSRMRRVAEAPTATSGPALAEALLAEARAIHDEDREMCAAMGRHGADLVADLPEGVGILTHCNAGALATGGDGSGLSPVFELARRGKRPRVWVDETRPLLQGARLTAWELMQRGIDCTLICDSMAAHVMRAGKVQAIFVGADRIAANGDAANKIGTYGVAVLAEAHGIPLYVVAPTSTIDMTLATGAEIPIEERAAEEVTEGFGRRTAPAGVRVYNPAFDVTPYRLIKAIITERGVFKPK
- a CDS encoding cation:proton antiporter, encoding MNSNATAFDSSPSHGSTWKLVLGYALMIGGTFGLFLIVRHFGEAMAPPETAAVTGKAVGAKPHAIMHVLIALAAIIVAGNALGWLFRYFGQPQVIGEMVAGIMLGPSLLGRISPEAMQFVLPAEVGPYLGIIAQLGVILYMFLVGLELNSGLLRSHAHSTVAISHASIVAPFCLGSILALFLFRSLAPANVPFTSFALFMGIAMSITAFPVLARILTDRKMDKTDLGVVALSCAATDDVTAWCLLAFVVGIAQSAVGGAVQTVAMALGYIAVMFIVVRPLATRFFGQATGQAPKQGMTVCVLIALLLSALAAEWIGIHAIFGAFLLGAIIPHESDVARDLQHKMEDMVKILLLPAFFAFTGMRTEIGLVQGWNDWLVCGGIILIATLGKFGGTLAAAKMTGLNWRMASALGILMNTRGLMELVVLNIGLEMGVISPTLFAMMVIMALVTTIATTPILHLITGGNYDLKPQPAAA
- a CDS encoding type II toxin-antitoxin system PemK/MazF family toxin — encoded protein: MPSVQRGEIWLVDLGYAAKVRPCLALSVPADDADRALVTLVAHTTSPRSSRFEVPSSVAFLKPGVFDAQNLVTIPTAKLLRRLGGLPADQLREVENAVLAWLGFRQLDAG
- a CDS encoding PLDc N-terminal domain-containing protein; its protein translation is MEFLCVLPFMFLGIVATAFWIWMLVDCLTNESSEGNDKLIWVLVIVLANGLGALIYFFVRRPQREEERRMENPHADERFPRN
- a CDS encoding alpha-keto acid decarboxylase family protein, whose protein sequence is MPTNASPATDADRPSIGEYLLQRLQDYGIADCFGIPGDYILSFYTMLEASPINAIGCTREDCAGFAADAYARVSGMSALCVTYCVGGLSVCNSIAGAYAEKSPVVMITGSPGLRERIHNPLLHHMVRNFRTQYDVFEKLTVAGTELDDPETAFREIDRVLAACQRFKRPVYIEIPRDMVHVRPEVRPLYSSPIPPSDPRALDEAVEEAAQRIEKARQPVLLLGVEIHRFGLQDLAIKLAEQAKIPIAATMLGKGVVEETHPLYMGLYEGGIGRPEITQYVEASDCVVMLGTFMTDINLGIYTAELDIGDCIYATSEQLRIRHHHYRDVKLEDFIKRLVERGIKRQKPQPPAPTEWKPEPFKLQPQDPISIMRLMRRIDEQLDDGTIVIADVGDSLFASTELTTHNRTEFIAPAYYTSMGFAVPAALGAQTARPNARVLAIVGDGAFQMTGMELSTIVRRKQPVIVIVLNNGGYGTERLLHPGEFEFNDVHGWQYERLPEVLNGGTGYLVRTEGEFDAALTAAWNDRSGPSILHVILDEHDKSRALAKLAEMMQKTVVQQ
- a CDS encoding type II CAAX prenyl endopeptidase Rce1 family protein — its product is MRLAIGATLGFGIAAGADPHTQFLRVVADFEVPPGALRMTLAVLVLGAFFFAGGLWAARRRRFASSAPTTAAGRPKLRRAQRRAGFRALLWQVMLSGWLALAYPEQWTWPTVGLKTGVSLAVSAIAGMLVYGALVAILTGVIHVCGDPGRFLDGSVSTMAALVPRGQAQKAMTWIAFCLFNPVIEELLFRGVLVYQTSLVLGSLWLPILVGLLVNIGNHWYQGRRSMLLHVPFFAIAVALLFSPLGLAGAIGFHIAGDVVPMALVRRQLRQFRERHWRVGTSTRSNIQQQAVEVAHNANL
- a CDS encoding DUF1559 domain-containing protein, coding for MPRHATLARALRRRAFRAFTLVELLVVIAIIGVLVSLLLPAVQAAREAARRMNCQSNQKNFALAVINYENAKKQLPAAMGEGVLAGRNKTEFLPYQGPQLSWHIQVLPYMELQSLYSQFKIDGTTSIFNQSDQTRPEESQPAVMLCPSDSAFGRFYSDPDFTSGLGGVRKVAKGNYVAYAGPEHMNSAHVFPGTINTVGNELRQVSDGTSQTIMITEVRTRDVPEDQRGAWALAWPGSSCIALDLHSGPLGTSWTASGRPDVPYIPSTKQQDLDYSNPPNSFGGGVYSADKLRKCPDSAGADIERMSCDSANESWGSAAPRSLHPGGVNSAHVDGSVHWLSNDVNVTLLGAMICINDGVLPTE